From one Rhodoferax sp. PAMC 29310 genomic stretch:
- a CDS encoding histidine phosphatase family protein: MQATRLIAIRHGETAWNADTRLQGHMDIALNERGRWQAERAAQALADESFAAIYTSDLQRAHATAQALGTLTGHSLQPHPGLRERHFGELQGQTHAQIEEHFPAQALLWRQRDPHWTPPGGESLVTFHQRVTETVAELAAEHLGEQIVLVAHGGVLDMLYRNATGQTLQAPRSWNLGNATINRLLWTPDALTIVGWSDERHLDSESLDEATT, translated from the coding sequence ATGCAAGCCACCCGCCTCATTGCCATTCGCCACGGTGAAACCGCTTGGAACGCCGACACCCGGCTGCAAGGCCACATGGACATCGCCCTGAATGAGCGGGGCCGTTGGCAGGCCGAACGCGCCGCGCAGGCGCTGGCCGATGAGTCGTTTGCCGCAATTTACACCAGTGACTTGCAACGCGCCCACGCCACGGCCCAGGCGCTGGGCACCCTTACCGGCCACTCGCTGCAGCCGCACCCAGGCCTTCGGGAGCGCCACTTTGGGGAGTTGCAAGGGCAAACCCATGCGCAAATTGAAGAACACTTTCCAGCCCAAGCCCTGCTCTGGCGCCAGCGCGACCCGCACTGGACACCGCCTGGTGGTGAGTCGCTGGTGACGTTTCACCAACGGGTCACTGAAACCGTGGCCGAGCTGGCCGCCGAGCACCTTGGCGAGCAAATCGTCTTGGTTGCCCACGGCGGCGTGCTCGACATGCTCTACCGCAACGCCACCGGCCAAACCCTGCAAGCCCCCCGCAGCTGGAACCTGGGCAACGCCACAATCAACCGCCTGTTGTGGACCCCCGACGCCCTGACCATCGTTGGCTGGTCGGACGAGCGCCATCTGGACAGCGAATCGTTGGACGAGGCGACCACCTGA
- the ttcA gene encoding tRNA 2-thiocytidine(32) synthetase TtcA, with amino-acid sequence MTTTWTDDDVATLDQDPAARVKIERETHKLEKRLCRQVGQAIVDYNMIEEGDRVMVCVSGGKDSYAMLDILLKMQQRAPIKFELIAVNLDQKQPGFPDHILPAYLKQLGVPYHIETQDTYSIVKKVIPEGKTMCSLCSRLRRGILYRVADELKITKIALGHHRDDIIQTFFLNMFFGGKLKGMPPKLVSDDGGHIVIRPMANVAEKDLIRWAAHREFPIIPCTLCGSQENLQRKQIGNMLREWEKQYPGRTETMFTALQNVVPSHLMDLKLHNFKDIKVTGVPDADGDKVFDEEDFPVASLPGLQVLSL; translated from the coding sequence ATGACTACTACCTGGACAGACGACGACGTCGCCACCTTGGACCAAGACCCTGCTGCCCGCGTCAAGATTGAACGCGAAACACACAAGCTGGAAAAACGGCTCTGCCGTCAGGTGGGCCAAGCCATCGTGGACTACAACATGATCGAGGAAGGCGACCGCGTGATGGTCTGTGTGTCGGGTGGCAAAGACAGCTACGCCATGCTCGACATCCTGCTCAAAATGCAGCAGCGCGCGCCCATCAAGTTTGAGCTGATCGCCGTCAACCTGGACCAGAAACAGCCCGGTTTCCCGGACCACATCTTGCCCGCCTACCTGAAGCAGCTGGGCGTGCCGTATCACATCGAAACGCAGGACACCTACAGCATCGTGAAGAAGGTGATTCCTGAAGGCAAGACCATGTGCAGCCTGTGCAGCCGCTTGCGCCGGGGCATCTTGTACCGCGTGGCCGATGAATTGAAGATCACCAAAATTGCGCTGGGCCACCACCGCGACGACATCATTCAGACCTTTTTCCTGAACATGTTTTTCGGCGGCAAGCTCAAAGGCATGCCGCCCAAACTGGTCAGCGACGACGGTGGCCACATCGTGATCCGCCCCATGGCCAACGTGGCAGAGAAAGACCTGATCCGCTGGGCCGCCCACCGCGAGTTCCCCATCATTCCCTGCACCTTGTGCGGCAGTCAGGAAAACCTGCAACGCAAACAGATTGGCAACATGCTGCGCGAATGGGAAAAGCAATACCCCGGCCGCACCGAGACCATGTTCACGGCGCTGCAAAACGTGGTGCCCTCGCATTTGATGGACCTGAAACTTCACAATTTCAAAGACATCAAAGTCACCGGCGTGCCAGATGCCGACGGCGACAAGGTGTTTGACGAAGAAGATTTCCCCGTGGCCAGCCTGCCCGGCCTGCAAGTCTTGTCGCTCTAA
- a CDS encoding DUF2905 domain-containing protein: MFRWLIVIFLALLLINSVTPWFRKLGFGRLPGDFRFKVFGREFFIPLTTTILLSLVAGAISKII, from the coding sequence ATGTTCCGCTGGCTTATCGTCATTTTTCTGGCCCTGTTGCTGATCAATAGCGTCACCCCCTGGTTTCGCAAGCTGGGCTTTGGTCGCTTGCCAGGTGATTTTCGATTCAAGGTGTTTGGGCGGGAGTTTTTTATTCCGCTCACCACCACCATTCTGCTCAGCCTTGTGGCGGGCGCCATCTCCAAAATCATCTGA
- a CDS encoding DUF4136 domain-containing protein, with the protein MLRKLALVTTLVWLLTGCASVRLVDADVTSFASPPAIPTGAYYRFERLPSQQATPRQQDWLENLAQQALGQAGLKRQDSLALYSVQVGYSLKITPYGPGDEPYSGLQLGWGLGWGGRSGSVGIGGRAPFFGMPMQQPYYWHRVSLVIRSLSTHQVVYETQAAHDGPWRDSDAVVPALLDAALRGFPLPPAGPRRINIEIPR; encoded by the coding sequence ATGCTGCGCAAACTGGCTCTTGTCACCACACTGGTTTGGTTGTTGACCGGCTGCGCCAGCGTGCGGCTGGTCGACGCCGATGTGACCAGCTTTGCCTCACCGCCTGCGATTCCCACAGGCGCCTATTACCGATTTGAACGCTTGCCATCCCAGCAAGCCACCCCCCGACAACAGGACTGGCTGGAGAACCTGGCCCAGCAGGCCTTGGGCCAAGCCGGCCTGAAGCGGCAGGACAGCCTCGCGCTGTACTCCGTTCAAGTCGGCTACAGTCTCAAAATCACCCCCTACGGACCCGGCGACGAGCCCTACTCGGGCCTCCAACTCGGGTGGGGCTTGGGCTGGGGTGGCCGCTCAGGCAGTGTCGGTATTGGCGGACGGGCGCCATTTTTTGGCATGCCGATGCAGCAGCCCTATTACTGGCACCGGGTCAGTCTGGTGATCCGCAGCTTGAGCACCCACCAAGTGGTCTACGAAACCCAAGCCGCGCACGATGGCCCTTGGCGGGACAGCGACGCCGTTGTGCCCGCCTTGTTGGACGCCGCCTTGCGTGGCTTTCCACTGCCCCCGGCCGGGCCCCGTCGCATCAATATCGAGATTCCCCGTTGA
- a CDS encoding ABC transporter substrate-binding protein, which yields MLKLSKLATAVAFVVAGSAAMAGEVEVLHYWTSGGEAKSVAELKKIMQAKGHTWKDFAVAGGGGDNAATVLKSRVVSGNPPSAAQIKGPAIQEWAAEGVLANLDGTAKAEKWDSLLPKVVADVMKYKGNYVAAPVNVHRVNWMWANAAVLQKAGVSSAPKTWDEFFVAAEKVKKMGLIAVAHGGQNWQDFTTFEDVVLGVGGSKFYNDALVKLDQKALTSATMTKSLETFRKIKGYTDPASPGRDWNLATAMVIQEKAAFQFMGDWAKGEFTAAGKVPGKDYICAATPGTANSYTFNVDSFAMFKLKDSGAQKAQGDLAAAIMGTDFQEIFNLNKGSIPVRLNMNMAKFDDCAKTSAKDFVDTAKTGGLVPSVAHGMAIKPAAEGAIKDAVSQFWNDDKISVADGVKNIAKAAMQ from the coding sequence ATGTTGAAACTTTCAAAGCTGGCTACGGCCGTGGCGTTTGTGGTGGCTGGTTCGGCCGCCATGGCAGGTGAGGTCGAGGTTCTGCACTACTGGACATCGGGTGGTGAGGCCAAGTCGGTTGCCGAGTTGAAGAAGATCATGCAGGCCAAAGGCCATACATGGAAAGATTTTGCAGTCGCTGGTGGCGGCGGTGATAACGCGGCCACCGTGTTGAAGAGCCGTGTGGTGTCAGGCAACCCACCCTCGGCTGCCCAGATCAAGGGCCCTGCTATCCAAGAGTGGGCAGCAGAAGGCGTTTTGGCTAATCTGGATGGCACGGCTAAAGCCGAGAAATGGGACAGCCTGTTGCCCAAAGTGGTGGCTGACGTCATGAAGTACAAAGGCAATTACGTTGCTGCGCCGGTCAACGTTCACCGCGTGAACTGGATGTGGGCGAACGCTGCTGTATTGCAAAAGGCGGGCGTGTCTAGCGCACCAAAAACTTGGGATGAGTTCTTCGTCGCCGCTGAAAAAGTCAAAAAAATGGGTCTGATTGCCGTGGCACACGGTGGCCAAAACTGGCAAGACTTCACGACCTTTGAAGACGTGGTTCTGGGTGTGGGTGGTTCCAAGTTCTACAACGATGCTTTGGTCAAGTTGGACCAGAAGGCGCTGACCAGCGCCACCATGACCAAGTCGCTCGAAACCTTCCGCAAGATCAAAGGTTACACCGACCCAGCTTCTCCTGGTCGTGACTGGAATCTGGCCACCGCGATGGTGATTCAGGAAAAGGCAGCCTTCCAGTTCATGGGTGACTGGGCCAAGGGCGAGTTCACAGCCGCCGGCAAAGTGCCAGGCAAGGACTATATCTGTGCGGCCACACCTGGCACCGCCAACTCCTACACCTTTAACGTGGACTCGTTTGCCATGTTCAAGCTCAAGGACTCTGGCGCCCAGAAGGCACAGGGCGATCTGGCTGCCGCCATCATGGGTACCGATTTCCAGGAAATCTTCAACCTGAACAAAGGCTCTATCCCTGTTCGTTTGAACATGAACATGGCCAAGTTTGACGATTGCGCCAAGACGTCCGCCAAGGACTTCGTGGACACCGCCAAAACAGGTGGTCTGGTGCCTTCCGTGGCCCATGGCATGGCGATCAAGCCCGCTGCTGAAGGTGCTATCAAGGACGCCGTCAGTCAGTTCTGGAACGACGACAAGATCTCCGTGGCAGATGGTGTGAAAAACATCGCCAAAGCAGCAATGCAGTAA
- a CDS encoding TspO/MBR family protein, with product MHPSPFSKTHQTLGLLGWLLATFAAAAGALASASAGAFFSELVRPAWAPPGWLFGPVWTVLYLFMGISAWMVWRRGGFAGAKSALLVFIVQLVANGLWTWLFFVWHQGGLALAEILLLWVLIAATIALFWRVSRLSAVLLFPYLAWVTFSSALTFSLWRLNPGLLG from the coding sequence ATGCATCCTTCTCCGTTTTCAAAAACCCACCAAACGCTGGGCCTGCTTGGCTGGCTGCTAGCGACTTTCGCCGCTGCTGCCGGCGCGTTGGCATCGGCCAGCGCTGGCGCCTTTTTTAGCGAACTGGTTCGACCCGCCTGGGCACCTCCGGGCTGGTTGTTTGGCCCGGTGTGGACTGTTCTGTATCTATTCATGGGCATCTCTGCGTGGATGGTTTGGCGCAGAGGAGGCTTTGCGGGCGCCAAGAGTGCGCTGCTGGTATTTATTGTCCAGTTGGTGGCGAACGGGCTGTGGACCTGGTTGTTCTTTGTCTGGCATCAAGGTGGCTTGGCCTTGGCCGAGATTCTGCTGCTTTGGGTTCTGATTGCGGCCACCATCGCACTATTCTGGCGCGTCAGCCGACTCTCAGCCGTCTTGCTATTTCCCTACCTGGCCTGGGTGACTTTCTCGTCGGCACTCACTTTTTCTCTGTGGCGCTTGAACCCCGGGCTGCTGGGGTGA
- a CDS encoding dihydroneopterin aldolase, which translates to MNPTFGNQTLTLTGLRFDANLGILEFEKTAPQPIQVDAELSLGTQPLLPHDDDICHVLDYRKVRQIIINECTAEHVNLLETLIGKLANRLMQLPGVLGVRVKIAKLEIFDDCEVAIRMETGQW; encoded by the coding sequence ATGAACCCCACCTTTGGCAACCAGACTCTCACGTTGACCGGTTTGCGCTTTGACGCCAATCTGGGCATTCTGGAGTTTGAAAAAACCGCGCCGCAACCGATTCAGGTGGACGCCGAACTCAGCCTGGGCACGCAGCCCTTGCTGCCCCATGACGACGATATCTGCCATGTGCTGGACTACCGCAAAGTGCGCCAAATCATCATCAACGAGTGCACTGCGGAGCATGTGAACCTGCTCGAAACACTGATCGGCAAACTCGCCAACCGCCTGATGCAGCTGCCCGGCGTGTTGGGCGTGCGGGTGAAAATTGCCAAACTTGAAATTTTTGACGACTGTGAAGTCGCCATTCGTATGGAAACAGGTCAATGGTGA
- a CDS encoding class I SAM-dependent methyltransferase, with protein MTTSSILTSTLAEHIQQSLVDHQGWMGFDEFMAQALYTPGLGYYTNDSIKFGALPYSVEGGERVAGSDFVTAPEMSPLFGRTVAAQVAQALQVTGTQEVWEFGAGSGALALQVLDELTELGGPVPQYRIVDLSGTLRARQQEKLAKYAERVQWVNALPETIQGVVLGNEVLDAMPVKLLARVKGVWFERGVTMADGDTPSFAWEDRPTDLRPPLEIEGEHDYLTEIHPQGEAFIATMADKLSVGAIFLIDYGFPESEYYHPQRHMGTVMCHLGHRADPDPLVLVGMKDITAHVNFTGVAVAAQDAGLEVLGYTSQARFLMNSGLIQHMEASDLPTRVQAQKLIMEHEMGELFKVIGLCKGEPWEAMGFSQGDRTHRL; from the coding sequence ATGACAACTTCTTCTATTTTAACGAGCACCCTTGCCGAGCACATTCAACAGTCGCTGGTGGACCACCAGGGTTGGATGGGTTTTGATGAATTCATGGCGCAGGCGCTTTACACGCCTGGCCTGGGTTACTACACCAATGACAGCATCAAATTTGGCGCGCTGCCCTACAGCGTGGAGGGTGGCGAGCGGGTAGCGGGCAGTGATTTTGTGACCGCGCCTGAGATGTCGCCCCTGTTCGGGCGCACCGTGGCGGCCCAAGTCGCGCAGGCCTTACAGGTCACGGGCACGCAAGAAGTTTGGGAATTTGGTGCCGGTTCGGGTGCGCTGGCCCTGCAGGTGCTGGATGAGTTGACCGAGTTGGGCGGACCTGTGCCACAGTACCGCATCGTTGACTTGTCGGGTACGCTGCGCGCGCGCCAGCAAGAAAAGTTGGCCAAATACGCCGAACGTGTGCAATGGGTCAACGCGTTGCCGGAGACCATTCAGGGTGTGGTTCTGGGCAACGAGGTGCTGGACGCCATGCCCGTGAAATTGCTGGCACGGGTGAAGGGCGTGTGGTTTGAGCGGGGCGTGACGATGGCGGATGGCGATACCCCCTCCTTTGCCTGGGAAGACCGCCCCACCGACCTGCGCCCGCCGCTGGAGATCGAGGGCGAGCACGATTACCTGACCGAGATTCATCCGCAAGGAGAGGCTTTTATTGCCACCATGGCCGACAAGCTTTCGGTGGGCGCCATCTTCTTGATTGACTATGGTTTTCCTGAGAGTGAGTACTACCACCCGCAGCGCCACATGGGCACGGTGATGTGCCACCTGGGGCACCGGGCCGACCCTGATCCGCTGGTTCTGGTGGGCATGAAAGACATCACCGCCCATGTGAATTTCACCGGCGTGGCGGTGGCAGCCCAAGACGCCGGTTTGGAGGTGCTGGGCTACACCTCGCAGGCGCGGTTCTTGATGAACAGTGGATTGATTCAGCACATGGAAGCCTCTGATTTGCCAACGCGCGTGCAAGCCCAGAAACTCATCATGGAGCACGAAATGGGCGAGTTGTTCAAGGTCATCGGACTGTGCAAAGGAGAACCGTGGGAGGCCATGGGCTTCTCGCAGGGCGACCGCACCCACCGGTTGTAG
- a CDS encoding carbohydrate ABC transporter permease gives MKTLENILPKLVIAPGFLIGFAFIYGFMIWNGVLSVTGSRMLPNYSEFVGLDQYVQLWDMDRWWVALTNLGIFSVLYVGGSMALGMAMAIFLDQKVRFEGVLRTVYLYPMALSFIVTGTAWKWILNPSLGLEKLMHDLGWASFHFDWLVQSDMAIYCVVIAGVWQSAGFAMALSLAGLRGIDDNIIKAAQLDGASLPRIYWRIILPILRPVVFSTVLVLSHLSIKSFDLVMALTAGGPGYATDVPATFMYVMSFTRGQIGLGAASATMMLATVAAIVVPYLYSELRAKPHDR, from the coding sequence ATGAAAACACTTGAAAATATATTACCGAAACTGGTGATTGCCCCCGGTTTTTTGATCGGGTTTGCATTCATCTACGGTTTCATGATCTGGAACGGCGTGCTCTCCGTCACCGGGTCCCGCATGTTGCCGAACTACAGCGAATTTGTTGGACTGGATCAATATGTCCAGCTCTGGGATATGGATCGTTGGTGGGTCGCGCTAACGAACCTGGGCATCTTCAGTGTCTTGTACGTGGGCGGATCCATGGCGTTGGGCATGGCAATGGCAATTTTTCTGGATCAGAAAGTGCGCTTTGAGGGCGTGCTGCGTACGGTTTACCTCTACCCCATGGCGTTGTCTTTCATTGTGACCGGCACCGCCTGGAAGTGGATTTTGAACCCCAGCCTGGGCTTGGAGAAGTTGATGCATGACCTGGGTTGGGCCAGCTTTCACTTCGACTGGTTGGTGCAATCGGACATGGCGATTTACTGTGTGGTGATTGCCGGTGTATGGCAGTCGGCCGGCTTTGCCATGGCCCTGTCGTTGGCCGGCTTGCGCGGCATTGACGACAACATCATCAAGGCAGCCCAGTTGGACGGCGCCTCATTGCCTCGCATTTACTGGCGCATTATTTTGCCTATTCTGCGGCCTGTTGTTTTCTCTACCGTTCTGGTTTTGTCTCACCTCTCGATCAAGAGCTTTGACCTGGTCATGGCCTTGACAGCAGGGGGCCCAGGTTATGCCACCGATGTGCCGGCTACGTTCATGTATGTGATGAGTTTTACTCGCGGCCAAATTGGCCTGGGCGCTGCCAGCGCCACCATGATGCTGGCCACCGTGGCCGCCATTGTGGTTCCTTACCTTTACAGCGAGCTTCGCGCCAAACCCCATGATCGCTAA
- the trxC gene encoding thioredoxin TrxC, which yields MTDALHIVCPYCHTTNRVSQADLAKAPDCGSCHKALFVAHSLALNEANFNKHIARSQIPVLVDFWAPWCGPCRQMAPAFEQAAAQLEPQFRLVKVDTEAEKNLGARFNIRSIPTLALFANGREVARQPGAMGAVDIVRWARSQRV from the coding sequence ATGACCGACGCCCTGCACATTGTTTGTCCCTATTGCCACACCACCAACCGGGTGAGCCAGGCTGACTTGGCCAAAGCGCCAGACTGTGGAAGCTGCCACAAGGCCTTGTTCGTGGCGCACTCGCTGGCACTGAACGAAGCCAATTTCAACAAGCACATTGCGCGCAGCCAGATTCCGGTGTTGGTCGACTTCTGGGCGCCCTGGTGTGGCCCGTGCCGCCAGATGGCGCCCGCTTTTGAGCAGGCGGCCGCACAGCTGGAACCCCAGTTTCGATTGGTCAAGGTCGACACCGAGGCGGAGAAAAACCTGGGCGCACGCTTCAACATCCGCAGCATCCCGACCTTGGCCTTATTTGCCAATGGGCGCGAAGTGGCCCGCCAACCCGGGGCCATGGGGGCGGTCGACATTGTTCGCTGGGCGCGATCTCAGCGCGTATAA
- a CDS encoding FAD-binding oxidoreductase — protein sequence MSTAPHAPSYYAASANPSAPRPPLQASIEADICIVGAGYTGLNAGISLAEAGFKVVVLEQNQVGWGASGRNGGQVVHSYSRDIDVIESNHGKAIAEPLGRMMFEGAQILRERIAKYDIQCDLKQGGVYAATSTGKIHGLKEQKALWEKWGHQNLSLIEGKDDIRKLVNSDRYEALLVDSTGGHFHPLNLALGEAAALEQLGGVIHEHSGVTKIERGAQAVVHTAQGQVRARFVIVACNAYIGDLEPSLAAKSMPCGTQVVATEPLGALADEIIPSDYCVEDNNFLLDYFRLSADKRLIFGGGVAYGARDPAHVESIIRPKMLRAFPQLQGKKIEFGWTGNFLLTLSRLPQMGRLSDNIYYSQGCSGHGVTFTHLAGRLLGEAIRGQAERFDAFSRLPHYPFPGGRHLRVPFTAMGALWYAMRDRLGV from the coding sequence ATGTCCACCGCACCTCACGCCCCGTCCTATTACGCGGCCTCGGCCAACCCGTCCGCTCCCCGTCCGCCGCTGCAAGCCAGCATTGAGGCTGATATCTGCATAGTCGGTGCGGGCTACACCGGGTTGAATGCGGGCATCTCCCTGGCCGAAGCGGGCTTCAAGGTCGTGGTGCTGGAGCAAAACCAGGTAGGCTGGGGCGCCTCTGGCCGCAATGGCGGCCAGGTGGTGCACAGCTATTCGCGTGACATTGATGTGATCGAGTCCAACCACGGCAAGGCCATTGCCGAGCCGCTGGGCCGCATGATGTTTGAAGGCGCCCAAATCCTTCGCGAGCGAATTGCCAAATACGACATTCAGTGCGATCTGAAGCAGGGCGGCGTCTACGCCGCCACGAGCACGGGCAAGATCCACGGCCTGAAAGAGCAAAAGGCCTTGTGGGAAAAGTGGGGCCACCAAAACCTGAGTCTGATCGAGGGCAAGGATGACATCCGCAAGCTGGTTAACTCTGATCGCTATGAAGCCCTGCTGGTGGACAGCACCGGTGGTCACTTTCACCCGCTTAACCTCGCGCTGGGCGAGGCCGCCGCTCTGGAGCAACTCGGTGGTGTGATTCACGAGCATTCCGGCGTCACCAAAATTGAGCGGGGCGCGCAAGCGGTGGTGCACACCGCCCAGGGTCAGGTCAGAGCCCGTTTTGTCATCGTGGCCTGCAACGCCTACATTGGCGACTTGGAGCCGTCGCTGGCCGCGAAGTCCATGCCATGCGGCACACAGGTGGTGGCCACCGAGCCGCTGGGCGCCCTCGCGGATGAAATCATTCCCTCGGACTACTGTGTGGAAGACAACAACTTCTTGCTGGATTACTTCCGTCTGTCGGCTGACAAGCGCTTGATTTTTGGGGGCGGTGTCGCCTACGGCGCACGTGACCCCGCTCACGTGGAGTCCATCATTCGCCCGAAAATGCTGCGCGCCTTTCCGCAATTGCAGGGCAAGAAAATCGAGTTTGGCTGGACCGGCAACTTCCTGCTGACCCTGTCACGCCTGCCCCAAATGGGCCGTCTGTCTGACAACATCTATTACTCACAAGGCTGCTCAGGCCACGGTGTGACCTTCACCCATTTGGCCGGGCGCTTGCTGGGAGAGGCCATTCGCGGCCAAGCCGAACGCTTTGACGCCTTTAGCCGCCTGCCGCACTACCCCTTCCCTGGTGGGCGCCACTTGCGGGTGCCCTTCACCGCCATGGGCGCGCTTTGGTACGCGATGCGAGACCGCTTGGGGGTTTGA
- a CDS encoding ROK family protein produces the protein MTQNVLTDGFQLAPGAAPLACVDIGGTKVAVNIVDDQGIRGRVAEPTAKVGENDALARQIIRMVSESCDLAGVDVAKLAAVGVASCGPFVLNQGLVELAAPNICGGLAGTARGLPNTWKTALLEAPLRQAFPNVRVENDGIGALEAERRWGALQDKGQALDHCAYVTWSTGIGVGLCVDGRVLRGKNGNAGHAGHLFVSDNSDALCGCGNVGDVEGLIAGNAIARRFAADGYADSAILFEAAYAGDARAVAIIDELCRVMGRTLYNLIATLDLQRISLGGSVFWHHRAYLLPRLQVQVRGKFPALTDGCELVPAGLGARVGDFGALALVA, from the coding sequence ATGACTCAAAATGTTTTGACTGACGGGTTTCAACTGGCGCCCGGCGCCGCGCCCCTGGCCTGTGTGGACATTGGCGGCACCAAGGTCGCCGTCAACATCGTGGACGACCAAGGCATTCGTGGCCGGGTAGCTGAGCCCACCGCCAAAGTGGGCGAGAACGACGCCTTGGCCCGACAAATCATTCGCATGGTGAGTGAAAGCTGCGACTTGGCGGGGGTGGATGTCGCCAAACTGGCGGCCGTGGGCGTGGCCTCTTGCGGCCCGTTTGTGCTGAACCAGGGGCTGGTGGAGTTGGCTGCCCCCAATATATGTGGCGGCTTGGCCGGCACGGCGCGGGGCCTGCCCAACACCTGGAAGACGGCCCTGTTGGAGGCCCCTTTGCGTCAGGCTTTCCCTAATGTGAGGGTGGAAAACGACGGCATTGGAGCGCTGGAGGCGGAGCGCCGCTGGGGTGCGTTGCAAGACAAGGGGCAGGCGTTGGATCACTGTGCCTACGTGACCTGGAGCACCGGTATTGGCGTGGGCTTGTGCGTGGACGGGCGAGTGTTGCGCGGCAAGAACGGCAACGCCGGCCATGCGGGCCACCTCTTTGTGAGCGACAACAGCGATGCCTTGTGCGGCTGCGGCAATGTGGGTGATGTCGAAGGTTTGATTGCCGGCAACGCCATTGCCCGGCGCTTTGCGGCTGATGGTTACGCTGATTCTGCTATTCTTTTTGAAGCGGCTTACGCAGGTGATGCAAGGGCTGTAGCCATTATTGATGAGTTGTGCCGGGTGATGGGCCGCACCCTGTACAACCTGATTGCAACATTGGATTTACAGCGCATCAGCCTGGGCGGCAGTGTCTTTTGGCACCACCGAGCCTACTTGCTACCCCGGTTGCAAGTGCAGGTGCGCGGCAAGTTTCCAGCCCTGACCGACGGCTGCGAACTGGTGCCTGCGGGCTTGGGTGCGCGGGTCGGCGACTTTGGTGCACTGGCCTTGGTTGCTTGA
- a CDS encoding SDR family oxidoreductase — translation MSLTIPSRTVLVTGAAKRLGREIALALAKDGWRVAVHYRDSLEDATKTVADCKELAGASAAFRANLSNETAVRNLLPSVIREFGQVDAVVNSASTFEQDTAATFGFAAMEKHMRSNAGAGILLAQALYEHVKERGGDARGVVVNLLDQKLWNQNPDFLSYTLSKVALEAANTVLAMALAPQIRVVGVAPGLTLTSHLLTDEEFEARHKLSPLGRSSTSADVAATVKFAMDNQSITGTTLLVDGGQHLMKFDRDFSLLCPLEVKLHR, via the coding sequence ATGTCCCTCACTATTCCCTCCCGCACGGTTTTAGTCACCGGCGCCGCCAAGCGACTGGGGCGTGAAATCGCCTTGGCGCTGGCCAAAGATGGCTGGCGCGTGGCCGTGCACTACCGCGACTCGCTAGAAGATGCTACAAAAACAGTAGCTGATTGCAAAGAGCTAGCGGGCGCCAGTGCCGCTTTTCGCGCCAATTTATCCAACGAAACGGCGGTGCGCAACCTCTTGCCCAGCGTGATTCGTGAGTTTGGCCAGGTTGATGCCGTGGTCAACAGTGCCTCCACCTTCGAGCAGGACACTGCTGCCACCTTTGGCTTTGCCGCCATGGAAAAACACATGCGCAGCAACGCAGGCGCCGGCATTTTGCTGGCCCAGGCCTTATACGAGCACGTCAAAGAGCGTGGCGGCGACGCTCGTGGCGTCGTGGTCAACCTGCTGGACCAGAAACTCTGGAACCAAAACCCCGATTTTCTAAGCTACACCCTCTCCAAAGTCGCGCTGGAAGCCGCCAATACCGTGCTGGCCATGGCATTGGCACCGCAAATTCGCGTGGTCGGTGTGGCGCCGGGCCTGACCCTGACCAGCCACCTACTGACCGACGAGGAGTTTGAAGCCCGCCACAAGCTATCCCCGCTGGGGCGCTCGTCCACCTCTGCCGACGTGGCCGCCACCGTCAAATTCGCCATGGACAACCAGTCCATCACGGGCACCACCTTGCTGGTCGATGGTGGCCAGCACCTGATGAAGTTCGACCGCGACTTCTCTCTGCTTTGCCCCCTAGAAGTGAAACTGCACCGATGA